Part of the Nicotiana sylvestris chromosome 2, ASM39365v2, whole genome shotgun sequence genome, AGACCTGATTGGGCTAGACATGAAGCCCAAATCAAGAGCTTAATATGAAAGGGAACTGGACGCAAAAAGGATCCAGGTTGATAGCCGACTCAATGTTACTGCACTTGAGGTCATCTTACACTTCCCCTACAACTCCGGCTTTGAACCAAATATATTTACACACGTTAAACAATTCATGCTAATAAGAGAAtgtgtatatatagtttgaaagcaggtagtaaataaggtaaaaatcaaagttcatcagtaattagggggactcagaatcaatcagtcatgaaatcaaggcaagtactccctttaattgaggagttaACTTCCAACGGTAATAAACATGtgacaaataaggaaggaaatcgtataaggctaagcataactaataagaaaatattttcagCACAATACAAGTACATAACAtataatagaggctaggttcagcatatttcaatcaaggaaaatacttaggaaatcaattaatagcataattgacCATAGAATAAGGTCAGAAAATATTTTACAAGGTTAAAAATCAATAGAGGTATCATGCGAAATCAGTGAAAGATCAATCACAAAGACTCAAGGATTAAAAAGTAGAAAATAGCACTGATTTAGCATAACTTTATAAGAACAAGCACATAGTAAGCAAAAACCAGAACTCTAAGAGGTGGAGTAGGACaaaaaatatgtataaattagGGATTCATGTAGAGCATAGTCTGAATTAGTAGAATAAGCATGATACATgtaggagaagtgaagaatcagTAACATTGGTGAACAAAATAGGGAAAAATCACACAATAGGCAGGGATAACCATAATTAGGAACCTTAACAAGCAATCACAGGGTAAAATCACATAATAACAGAAACATATAGATTAACTGAACACGTTTTCAAAACAAAACTCAGAAACCCCAAGATTAgaactaagaaattagggttttcaacagagGCGAGTTGAAAAgggagtaaaatcatagaatcagtcaaaatatgcaagagatagaagtttaaacataaagaatcggtttaaacaaaattttaaaaagagttctgaaaccctaattttagaagaagacgAAAACACTTTGAAATTGATTATTTCAGTTTTGTGGCCTCATATTTTTTGAGACAAAGACAATCCCGCTTCTAGTGATCCTTCATATTTTTGATTAATTCCATTAGGACGTGGAAAAACAATATACTCTCCTATTAATATTCATGCATAAAGGTTTTCCAGTATTCTTGAAGGTTAAGATTATTATATATAGTATAACTTATTTTCTTGCATGTTATTCATTCCTCACCTTCTAACATCTTCTTTCCATGAGTAAAGAAGTGAATATCTAGAATTTATTCTGGAATTCAGCTGTTTTAGGTTACAGTGGCACGTCATCTAACGGGCGTGGACTGTAACTACCCTAGTCCTTTCTAGAATATTGAGTTAGGAGGATGAGGCAGTTGTTCTTTGGCGTATATGTTATGATTGAAGTGAAATTAGGTGTGATCATGGCTGGAGCAGAAGGGGAGGGTGTGCAACCTCTTCGGATCAACATTTTCAGTCCTTTGGAGATTAAATGGAAATATGAATATTAATGTTTACTTTTGTTGTCATTAAAGCTATTTCTTTCATGGACATCTAGCTCTACCAATAACATAAGGTGAATGTACTGAACCGCAAATTAAAATTATTTGCGTCCTCCATAGTCTATTCTTCTCTTTCCCTTGCTCAAACCAAACATAGTGATACTCTTAAGCTTGTTAATTTGTTGGTTCTTGTACTTTGATAATCTTTAATGATCCAAGACTGCATGAATGTTGATCAGGTGCAATTTCATGAACTTTGCAAGAAACAACAAATGCCTTGAATGTGAGGAACCTAGACCAAGGAGACAGCTGACAGGCGGGGAGTGGGAATGCCCTCAGTAAACGCCAAGTCTTTGCTTATGTATTTCAGTCATTAGTTCTTTGTATTTCATTATCATGTAGGATATGTCCTTTATTATTTTGTTGGTTTCACAGATGTTATTTCTTCAATTACGGGAGAAATGTGGTATGCCTGAAATGCGACTTCGGACGGCCAGCTGGGGTTTCACTTGGAACTACTCACTCCAGTTCAGCGACAGGGTACAGCGGGAACTCTGCGTATGCAAATGGTATTGATCCTAGGTTGGCTGATAATGAGGAGAAGGCACAGCGTTGGTTTTCCAAGGTTTCTCAGATGAACAATGCATCTGATATCGATAGTGCAGCGGCTGATGAAGATTTTCCTGAAATAATGCCATTGAGGAAAGGAGAAAATAAATTTGTCGTGAGCACAAGGAAAACACCCTTGGAAAGGAGATTGGCGAACTCCCAGTACAACATGAACTTGGGTAACAATGTTATCCCAGAAGGTGAGACTTCGACTGGAGCTGCAAATAATATTATTGACACATCAATGAAGCAGAATATGGATCAAATATCTCGAACTAGTTATTTGGGTATTGCTGCTGATGAAAACACTGAGTCAGCTATTTATCATAGAGGAAAAAGTTCTAACCATGTTCCATTTGTGCCATTACCAACAGACATGTTTGATAAAAAGAATCAAACTTCAGTAATGGATGAGAAAGTGAATGAAAAAGTTGGTATCTTTCACTCTCCTGAGGCTAGTCACCAAACAAGTTCAGCAAGTGTCGGCAATGACTTTGGAATGTCCGTGGAGAAGTTGCAGTCAAATCGCTCATTCAGCAAGGATAAAGAGagagaacaagctgagaagtcagCGAGCTGGTTCAAGAAAATTGCGGAGCTACATGATGTCAAAGACTTACCTAGTGCCATCTCTGATGATGACTTCCCAGAGATTATGCCAATGCGTAAAGGAGAAAACAGATTTGTAGTTAGCAAGAAGAAAGATCGTTCTTTGACTTCTCCAATGTACAAAAGACAAGTGGCTGTGGAACAGGCAAACAATAGTAGCAAAGAAGAAACTATGCCTTAATCCAATTTAAAATCTTGCCAACTAAAATCCCATAATTAAATTAAGATTCATCAGTTATTGCAGACTTGCGACAATATATGAAAGGAGAAATATACCCATTTAGTTTCCAAAATCTAACTTACTAACGAGCAGCCATAGACAAACAAAGCAAAACAGAGCACATTTAAATACGGAGAACTCCGATGACTTCAACTTTTAACACATGCTCAATCTTAACTACGATAACATTAGCATAACATTCTAACAGATCTGCAATTTAAAAAAACAATGTTCACAGATATTAAAGTTGATGGCCAGTTCTAATATCAGCAGAATCCAGgagttaaacaaaagaaaaatcaacacaCACTACATAAGAGTCCTACTACAGTATTAACATAAACCCAAGACACactgaaagagaaaaagaaaccaAAAGCCATAACATCTGATAACACCCTCTTCACTTTTCTTCAAAAATGCACTCTTTGAACCATGGCTTACATACTTTAGAAATCAAGagtatgtacctggaaattgaaacaGGAAAAGGAATAGTGAGGGATCAGCAGAAGCAGTAAAGCAGAATTCAGCAGCGAGAGGTGATCAACAACCCAATTTCAAACTTAGGAAATGATATACAGCAGCCCAGAAATTAGTTTTAGTTGAACAACAACCCAGATTCAACCAACTTTCAATGAAATTGACTCAAGTTCAACGAAACAGTGGTTAAAACACAAAATCTGCCCCAGACTTTTTGACAAGAGACAAACTCAGGCCATTTATCACACTTGAATGAACCATATATTGCCTTAACAAGTTGAAATTCCAAAATTGGAACCAATCGAGCAGTCCTTATGTAGCCGTCCCTATTTCTCTATTTTAGTTCTTCCTTCTTAGGTcctgggtctgccttgaaaggcaagaaaagctgcctttataggcaagttattagGGTAGCTAGATGAGGATCAGATTTGCACCTATACCCTTTTGCAATTTTTATTTTAGCTTAAACACCCCTAGTTCAAATTCAGTTTTTGCAAAGTAGTCCCCCccccccagcttcctagaagcttcccaaacAGTTACAAATAGATTCCCCCACTAAGACTAGCCAAACTAACCCCCATACCCCTGTTATTTACCTTAGCCTACCCATTGATTCAAATTAACCCATGGTCTAATTAACCAGACCCTTTAACCAGGTCAAAGATAACCATAGTTACTCGTTAGGGCTTGAAACACTCAGAAGTAACCAAATGAACCAAAGAAACTAATAAATCAAAAATTCAGGGAAGACACAATTACTTTCTGATTTTAAgcttgaattattttaattacCCAACTCAGCATTGAACTCCTACTGTAAatcaacaatcaaacaaagaaaacaaaataaatttaattaaaaCAGTAGTGACAGGAAATACTATAGGGTAaaggaaaatgagcaagaagAAAGATAAGGGGGGACAATCACAAATTTACAACACAAACGATGAGGGACGAGGACGAGATAAGAAAAATTGGACGGAAAAGCTAAGGAGACTCACTGATTCAAGCCTTGAACTTGACTGAACCTCCGATTAGATCTCTAAATAACGCCAATCGCTTGTACTTGGTTAAGAACAAGCAAATGATGTTATTTCGAGATAAAATCGACCCTCAATAACCTTGCATGCACTGGTCAAGTTTGGGCTTCTAGGTCTCAACCTTAGATTCAATATTCGACACATTCCAGACATATTTGAGGGGAATGGAGCGTGGATTTGGTACAAGGGGGTCATGGTAGTTCTATGGCGTCAATTTGGTGGTGAACAGAGGCGGCGGCGCCACCGGAGGACATGAGGGCGACGCTAGGGTTTGTGACTTCAACCTCAGATTCGAGGGATTCTGAGTGTGTTCGAACGAAGTTTGGTTATGGATTGGGATTGTGGAAGGGATGAGGAGTTTAAGGTGTGAATATGGTGGTCAtcggaggtggcgccgccggccTGAGGTGGTGGGAATTAGGGCGGCTCTCCAGGGTTTGGCTTGGGGACGATGAAGTCTAAGAAATGAGGGGAGGTGCGAGATTCGGACACTTATATT contains:
- the LOC104245353 gene encoding zinc finger protein VAR3, chloroplastic-like, whose amino-acid sequence is MLIRCNFMNFARNNKCLECEEPRPRRQLTGGEWECPQCYFFNYGRNVVCLKCDFGRPAGVSLGTTHSSSATGYSGNSAYANGIDPRLADNEEKAQRWFSKVSQMNNASDIDSAAADEDFPEIMPLRKGENKFVVSTRKTPLERRLANSQYNMNLGNNVIPEGETSTGAANNIIDTSMKQNMDQISRTSYLGIAADENTESAIYHRGKSSNHVPFVPLPTDMFDKKNQTSVMDEKVNEKVGIFHSPEASHQTSSASVGNDFGMSVEKLQSNRSFSKDKEREQAEKSASWFKKIAELHDVKDLPSAISDDDFPEIMPMRKGENRFVVSKKKDRSLTSPMYKRQVAVEQANNSSKEETMP